The genome window TCCCGGATCTCGCCGAAGGGGTTTCCTCCAAGAGACACGAACTTCTCCTGGTGGCGGCGCTCGCGGGGGAAGCCGAGCTCCTTGAGGGCGTTCGTCGTCGCCTTCATGAAGGGCGCGGGGCCGCAGACGAAGGCGTCGTAGGTCGTGTAGGCGCTGGCGAAGGCCTTGAGCTGCTCCTGCGTGGGCAGTCCCTGGACGGACTCGAGCCAGTGGATCACCAGCAGGCGCTCGGGATTCTCCGCCGCCAGCTCGGCCCACTCGCGCGCGAAGATCACGGAGCGCTCGTCCCGGTTGGCGTAGAAGACGACGATCCGCCCCGAGCCCTCGGCGAGCGCATTCCGCACGATCGAGATGATCGGCGTGACGCCCGAACCACCGGCGAAGAGGAGCAGGTCCTGGTCGAGGTCGGCCGGGGTGAAGATGCCGCTCGGCACCAGCACCTGCAGGCTGTCACCGGGCTTGAGCTCGCTGCAGATCCACTGCGAGGCATAACCGTCGAGCGTGCGCTTGACCGTGATGGCGAGCGGCCCCTCGAGGTGCGGCGAGGAGGAGAGGGAGTAGCACCGGGCGACGAGCCCGGTCCGCTCACTCGGGATCGCGACGGTGATGAACTGGCCGGCGCGATACCGGAACAGCTCCGTGTGCTCGCCCGGGTCGAGCACGACCGTGCGGGCGTCGTCGGTCTCCTCGATGACGTCGAGGACCTTGAGGTGGAAGGACTCCTCCTGTGACCCGGCCATCAGTCGACACCGAGCCCGACCGGCAGCGAGCCGTCGGCGACCGCAGCCTCGATGGAGGCGGCCATCCGCGGGCAACCGCCCTGGATCGACCGGCGCGGCCCCTCGGGAATGCGTCGGGTGAGATCCGGGCACTGTGCCTCGGCCTCAGCGGTCCACTGGATGGAGGTCATGTGCTCACTGTTCTTCCTCACGCCGACGCGGGCAAGGCAGTCGAGGCACGCGACCTCCGTGAGTCCGGCGGCGGTGTAGCGCTCGCGGTCGGCCAGCGTCTCGGCGCTGGTCGGGGCGAAGGAGACCATCAGTGAGCCGTGCCCTCGAGCTCTGCCTTGGCCTTCAGGTTCTC of Nocardioides sp. Kera G14 contains these proteins:
- a CDS encoding ferredoxin--NADP reductase; translated protein: MAGSQEESFHLKVLDVIEETDDARTVVLDPGEHTELFRYRAGQFITVAIPSERTGLVARCYSLSSSPHLEGPLAITVKRTLDGYASQWICSELKPGDSLQVLVPSGIFTPADLDQDLLLFAGGSGVTPIISIVRNALAEGSGRIVVFYANRDERSVIFAREWAELAAENPERLLVIHWLESVQGLPTQEQLKAFASAYTTYDAFVCGPAPFMKATTNALKELGFPRERRHQEKFVSLGGNPFGEIRETAPPDPASDPSTSGAAPAHLEYELDGESGTYDDWEASTTLLSFLESKGVKAPYSCREGECSACAFRLLKGDVKMLKNDVLDDEDIADGIRLGCQSLPTTDSVKITYS